DNA from bacterium:
ACTTACAGTTCTTGTATATCCTTCTTTTGGAAGATAGTTATACGCAGTAGTTGTAATCAGTACCGTATCTATATCCGGGAGATAGAAGGAAAAATTCACTACTCCGGATGAATTTGTATATCCCCTTAAATATATTGTAGTATCCATCATACAGCATACGTATGCACTTTCAACGGGAGTGCCGCCTGCATTTTTTACCGTTACGGTAAAATCGTTTGGTCCCTGGGGTATTGTAGCATTATAAGTAACATTTAAATTTTTGGGTTCATCTGTCCACATTGGAAGTTCAGGGTCACCAAAGAGATTTAATTCATATAGAACCCATGGCCAATAACCATACCACCATACATTAGGGATGAAATTATCTTTTGATATCGCATGAGCCTGACCTAAATGCTTAATCTTATCAATAAAAACTGCGTGGTAAAATGAAGTATCTACTTGATCTGAAAGATATATTGAATTATCACCACTCCCCCATCCGTATCTTGAGTTCATAATTGAGGCAACTGCTCCTCCTCCCGTTGCAGTAAGGAAATGCTCCGCAAAACAATCTCCTTGCCCCCACCATGTCGGCATCAAATCAAAGGCTCCACACATACAACCGGCGGAAGTAACTATGCCTAATTTATTTCCATTACTTAAAAGATCAACAACGTCTGAATTTAAATAAGAATTAGAGACTCCATTATAAAGGTATATTGCAAATTCATCCCCGTGTCCTCCTAAGTAGGTAAATCCGGCTCCTTTGTTAATAGTATCCCTTGCTGCAATTTGAGATAAATTACCGTTTATTTCATAAAGCTTTATGTCCTGCAAGCCTGCAGGAGTCCTGCTGGCTATCGTGTCCGGGACAACATTACCATTATTTCCCGGAGGGAAAAGCTCTCCTGCAGGTAGAAATATTCTATTTAAGTATCCGGAAGGCGGATTCTTCTCGTAAGTTAAAACTTTATTTACAAATGTTTGTACCTGAACTTTGGTACGAACGGGAGCTCTCCCAACAAACACATCAAAACACAAATCTACGGTATCTCCATCAATTGGGCGTTCTCCCCATGTTAAGTCATTGTCATTATTCCATGTCCCATCCAAATCAGAAAAATATAAATCAGAAGGAATGGTGTCTTCATCAGGGTATTTATAATTACAGCATTTCATATAGCAAACATCCCTTCTGGGAACTATTTCCTGTTTGTTTTCATAATCACACTGCCCGCCAAGTAATACCCATATAGTCCCCCAGTTTGTATTTGCGTCTTTTATGAAATTGCGTATTTGTTCTGCGTTATCTCGCCCTGAGTAATTTGAATAAATAAAACTCAAAGGAATGATTTTTGACGGAACGCCTTTTTTAATTTTCCAGTCAATAAGTGGTTGAAAGGATGGAACGAAAGAATCGGCAGTTATTATCACATACTCAACTGTTCCGGTGGAAACTTCAGGTAATGGACCGGATAATGGCAGAAATTCGGGGTTTATAACTTTTTCTTTTATTATGTCCTGAAAAATCTTTTTCTGATGCTCCGTCTTTTGGGAAGCAATGCCATTATCTTCTTCATAAGTAATCCGAATATCCATCTGTGAGTAAAAGACAAGTTGATTCTTTGCGGGAACATACTGTAAAGGAGATACGAGAAAACTTGCAATCCTATACCCACCCATATTACCAGTATGCGAATGTTCAACCAGGTTTTCAGGAAAAGGAGAACTTTGTTTATACATTTTTGAATCGGGCTCTATCCATTTAATCGGGTTTTTAAATTTAGCTGAAACCGGCTGGGGAGGCTGTGTTGGATATATTTTGTATGTTCCGGGAATATTTTCTTTTTTGGGGTTCAATACTTCAACATCCGTGATAACGGCATTATAAGGGATGAGCACCTGAATAGCTTTTTGGGGCAACATCGGATAGCCGACGGTTTGAGTAATTCCATATCCGTTAATTTCAACTATATCATATCCCTTATTTTTATCTTTTCGGAATTTTAAATCACTTGCATTAAAAGTAAGAGTTTTAGTGATTTGCCCGCCGAATGCAAAGGCAGGTAAAAACAACAGAAGCGCTAAAAAGTATTTTAAAAACGTTTTTTTATTCATTAATATCTCCTGGTTAAAATCCTATCTCGATAATACCACATAATTAATATTCCGAAAACCTATTTTTGTCAATCTTTAAAAACAAACTTTTCTTTCGTCTATAAAATCAAAAAATTAAGTTAAACAATCCTGTTCTAAATTCGGGGCAAAAGTTAGGTTGTTGTAAATTAGCGAATGAACAGACACGGATCCATGAGCGCGGTCCGGGAAATGTTAAAGTGCTGATTACTCTTGATGTTGTACCCCCTCCCAGAAGGGCTTCATTTGTAACTCTTGGTTTCACTTCATCAATACGAGTTTCTTGGTCTCTTTGTGATTGTCTACAATGTATTCTTAATGTTTTGCAAGAGGAAAAATCAATTAATCCTTAACGCAGCGGACACTAAAACCAGCCCTCTCGTAGTAGTAATCACAGTCCACATCAGCGTCACCGTAACTCAGGTAACGGTACCATGCGTATGTAGGACCGTTCTCCGATGCCCACCAGTAACCGTAGGCGCCCACATCGTAGAACACACCACTATCGTAGCTACGACAACCACCCGGAAGCGCCGAAAAACCACTTTCGTTGGTTGCACCGGTGTTTGGGCTTGCCCAAAGCGTTGTGCAATTTTCTTTCATTTTACCGCCTGCTACACCTACACCCAAATACTGGGTAAGAATTGTCCATTCACTATCAGAAGATACGTGCCAGCCAACGGGACACATATTACGACTGTCTGCTACTGCATACCAATTATACAAACGACCATAAGTATCGCCTTCGGCTGTATTGTTACCATAATTACAATACGCTCCGGGCGTTAAACTATCCCACTGGGCGCTCTCAGTAACATTCGGTATACTTGAAGCATTGCGGTATTTAGTGGTTTTAAGATTTTCTGCCATCCATACCTGTGTGCCTATTTGAACTACAGCATAATGATTGCTGTCTGCATCGGTGCAATCAATAAAATTGAAACTCACGGTTTGGGTTTGTGTTGGTACGAGCATAAAAATGGTGCGATAAATCCCTGATTTCCCGGTTATCTTCAATCTATCGCCTGTGGTATATTGCATATTTATTACTGATTTATCACTTTTTGCACTTTTCGTCTTTGTTGTATTTGAAGCTGTGTTTTGTTTATCTATACTTGACGTTATTCCAACATATCTTATTTCAGTTCGCCCCAGTCGGAATAAATTATTGCTTACTATTTTTGTCATATAGGAATAGTCGTCTGACTTTATTTTCAAAAGATATATACCGCTGCTAAGTCCGCTCAGGTTGTAAGTATGATGTCCTTTTGATAATAATGCCTGCGATTGCAAAATTCTTTTTCCTGTTATATCATATAGGTTAAGAGTTGTTTTGCTCCGCCTGAGGCGGACTTCAAAATCTATTGAACAATTGCCTGTCATCGGGTTCGGATATATCTGTATAGTATTATCCGGAACGGTATTTAAATCCGATTCGTTTATTCCTATCGCTGTAAGATGTAATGTATCGCTTCCGCTAAGATTTAAACTTGTGCATTGTGTCAGGTTTTCTACTTTTACCGAATCAACAGTCGTGCTTGCTCCTGTTCCTGCAAAACTGATTTGATAACTCTGCGCATAAGTTTGCGCTGTCGCAAAAACCAACAAAAAGAAGATTGTAACTTTTCTCATTTTTTCCCCGTTCCCGCAAATAGTGGGTAATAAAATAATCCGTTAAATTGTTAGGGTGCTAGTTTATGTGTATTGAAATTTTTTGTCAAGGGAAAACAGGAAAGTTTGTGACTGAGGTAGGTACATGGTGACCACCCCTCTATGCAACTCCATTTAATAAAATCGTCAATCAAAGTATATAAAATTTCTGTGCCAACTTGAGAACAAAATCAGGCAAAACAGACAAAAACACCGGGAAACCAAAAATAAAAGGCAACTCCACCGAATTGCCATTTTTATCCGAATCTCTAAAATTTACTCAAAAGGGATTGTCTTAAAAAGCTGTATATTAAAGGGTTTTTAAGCAAAAGTTAGGTTATTGTAAATTAGGGACTGAACGGACACGGATCCATTAGCGCGGGGCGGGAAATGTTAAAGTGCTGATTACTCTTGATATTGTAACCCCTTCCAGAAGGGTTTCGGTTAGTTGCTTATACTGTCTTTATAAGTTGGGGACGCCGCCCTTTTTTCTTATATTCTATTACCTCAGTTAAAGCATTTCTAAATTTCTCAGCCTCTTTCAAATCCATCTTGCTTATACATGGCCAAAAATCTGTATCTTCTATTACTATTGTAATTCTATCATCCTCAAAAAGTTTTTTACCTTTTGTATCCGTTTTCCCGGTATATTTCATTTGTCCTATTTTCTTGTCACTGAGAAATTTGCTCAATACTATTAACTTTGATTTTGGAAGCTTTATTATACCTTCTTCACGTACTTTATATTTACCCACATAGAGTGTATTTTCCATTTTTCTTACCTCCCTTTCGATGCTTTTACCTCATCAATATTAATTTCTTAGTTTCTTTGTAGTCCCCGGCAATAAACTTCACAAAATATACTCCCGATGATAAATCGCTTGCCCTCAAATTGACGCTATAACTCCCCGTCGCTTTTTCCCCATTAACTAATGTTTTTACACAACTGCCGGAAATATCGTAAACGCTTAATATAACTTGAGTTCTAATGGGCATGAAATACTTGACAACTGTTGATTTAGAGAATGGGTTTTGGGAAACGGACAGATTATAATCTGTCCCTACGAGTTTGGATTCTTCTATTCCTATTCCATCATCTTTAAATACCCAGATTCCGCCTGCATTCTGGCAACTCATATATATCAAACTGTCATTTGGATTAACTGCCATACATATTGGACCTTCTCCTACCTGTAATGCTTGAATGACTGAATTGCTTGTCCCATCAATAACTAAAATGCTATCACTGGAATAATTAACCGCGTATATCTTATTTGTTACGGAATTCGCAAATACATTGGAAAAACCGGTTCCAACTGCTATAGTATCAATCACCGAATCACTTGTCCCGTCAATTACAAAAATGTTATTACCGTTCGTCGCATAAATTCTATTCGTTACCGGATTTGCAGACATTCTGCCAACCGCGCTCCCAATAACTATGTTATCAACAACATTGTTACTTGTCCCGTCAAGCACTGAAATACTGGAAGTATTATAATTTGTTACGTAAACCTTATTTGTCACCAGATTTACACATACATCCGGATAGCCGTATCCACTCGATAATACAGCAATTACCGAATCGTTTCCCCCGTCAATTACTGAAACATAACCGTACATCTCCCAATCAACATTTGTTACGTAAATCTTATTAGTTGAGGGATTTATATCCATTCCCCAGGGATGACACCCAACAATTATCGTATTAAGCACTGAATAAGTTGTTTCATCAATTACCGAAATGGTAGAATCGTTATTCAAGACGTAGATTTTATTTGTCGCAGGGTTTAAACATATTTTGAAAGGATTGCTAAGACCACCTGATATTGTATCAATCACCTGTACGCCCTGGATTACCGGAATATTATTATACCCGCTATTTACCACATATATTTTGTTTATTGTCGGGTTTACACATATCCCATAAGGATCAGGTCTAATATTTACGCTAAGCATAGTCATATTATTCGTTCCGTCAATTACCGAAACGTATTTATTATTCGGTCCATTTGTCACATAGAGTTTGTTTGTTGTTGGATTTACGCATATTCCTCTGGAACCTGTACAAGTTATGTAAGCAACAACCGAATCCTTTGCTCCATCTATTACTGAAGCCAGGCTTCTCGTTGCAACATAGATTTTATTCGTTACGGGATTTATACATATCTCCCTGGGATATTCAAAATTTCCTACGTCTACATTAGTAATCACTGAATCTTTCGTCCCATCAATTACCAAAACATTATCAAAATTATAAACAGCAACATAGATTTTATTCGTTGCCGGATTTACACCTATTCCATAAGGATTAAGATTATACCCCACAGCTATGGTCTTAATCACTAAATCATTTGTCCCGTCTATCACTGAAACATTATTGCCGTTATAATTTGACACATAGATTTTATTTGTTGTCGGATTTACGCATATTCCCCTGGGACTATTGCCAACAGCTATCGTATCAATCACTGAATTATTCGTCCCATCAATTACCGAAACAGTATTGCTGGAATAATTTGCAACATAGATTTTATTGGTCGTTGGATTTACGCATATTGCCCAGGGGTAAGTCCCTACAGCTACCGTGGCTATAACTGAATCGTTTGTCCCGTCAATTACTGAAACGTTGTTGCTAATAAATCCATTTGCCACATAGATTTTATTGGTCGCCGGGTTTACACATATTCCCCGGGGTTCTACCCCGACGTCTATTGTGGCAATTAATGTGTTTTTGTCTCCATCTATTACCGAAACGTTGCCACTGCTATCAGCCACATAAATTTTATTTGTCGTTGGATTTACATCAACAGCAATCGGCCCGAATGCGTTGGGACCTAATAATATACTGTCAACTACTGATAACGTCGCCCATACATGCTGGCTCAGAAATGTTATTGTAAATGCTATCAGGACATTTAATTTTTTCATCTTACCTCCTATTTATTTCATCAACAAGCATCTTTATACTTAAATATTCTTAAAACCTATCTTTGTCAATCTTTAAATGCCAACTTTTTTCATTTATTCTGTGAATCAAAAAATTGAGAATAAAACTTGTGCAAATTGGGTAAAAACTACCAATTAAAACCTGAACTCGAGTTCACTCTTCGGGAAAAACTTGTTGTCTGGAACCAGAATATACTTTTTTATTGACGCTAAACATTTTTATAATAAAATAAATACCAAGGGTAAAAAAAGGGATAAAATGAAAAAAAAGACAATACTTTTTGTTTGTATAGAGAATGCTTGCCGCAGTCAAATGGCGGAAGGATTTGCAAAAGCGTATGCTGTTGATGCAGTGGATGCTTATAGCACAGGTTCAAGCCCTTCGGGAGTGGTTAATCCGATTGCAGTAAGAGTTATGAAAGAAAAAGGAATAGACATGTCATCTCAAATATCAAAAGGTTTGGGGCCATTATTAATCCAAAAGTTTGATTACATCATTACGATAGGATGTAAAGATGTCTGTCCTTTCTATCCGGGAGCGAAAAGAATTGAATGGGAAATCCCGGCACCCAAAGGGGAAACCGTAGAAGAATTTAGGGAAATACGAGATAACATTGAGAAAAGAGTAATAGAGTTCATAGATTCAACAACAGAAGAAAAGGAAAAGGAAAACGAATAACAAAATACAGAAAAATAAGATATGTTGAAAACAAAATCAGTTTATGAGGCTAACGTCCCGGAAGATGGGATAAGAATATTAGTTATGAGAAAATGGCCAAGAGGGGTTTCCAAGGATAAGGTAGATAGATGGATAAAAGAACTGGGACCAAGCACAGAGCTGTTGAATGACTGGACTGAGCACAGGATTAACTGGATAGAGTACGAAAAAAGGTACAGGCGGGAAATGGAAGATACTGAAAAACGGCAATCAATAAAAAAAATAGCTGAGTTGTCAGAGAAAAAGGTGGTAAGCTTGCTTTGTTGGGAAAAATCCGATGAGTATTGTCATAGAAAATTATTAAAAGAGTTGATCGAGAAATTATAAAGGAGAAAAATGCAATTAGATGATATAAAAATTTCAGAAGCAATCATAGAAAGATATATGAAAAAGTTGATTGCCTCGCTTGACGTAGACGTTGCCATTGCAGGCGCAGGCCCTTCCGGACTTATTGCTGCCTTTTATCTTGCCAGAAAACATAAAAAAGTAGCGCTTTTCGAACGTCATCTTTCGGTAGGCGGTGGAATGTGGGGCGGCGGTATGATGTTTAATGAAATTGTAGTCCAGGAAGAAGGTAAGAAAATACTGGAAGAATTTGATGTTGATACAAAAAAATGGAAACAGGGCTATTATACTGCAAGTTCCGTAGAAACTGTGAGTAGCTTGACACGCGCAGCAGTAAAAGCAGGAACACAAATATTCAATCTGATATCCGTAGAAGATGTTATGTTGCAAAAAGGTAGAGTTACAGGGCTTGTATTAAACTGGAGCGCAACACAGATTGCTAATTTACACGTTGATCCTTTAACTATAAGGTCAAAATACGTAATTGAGGCAACCGGACATCCGACGGAGGTTCTAAAAGTTATAGAGAGAAAATCGGGAAAAAAGCTGTCAACTCCTTCCGGTGGAATAGAAGGAGAACGCTCAATGTGGGCGGAAGTTGGAGAAAAATCTCTTATTAAAAATACGAAAGAAGTGTTCCCGGGAGTATGGGTAACAGGAATGGCGGCAAATGCTGCTTATGACTCACCACGAATGGGACCTATATTTGGAGGAATGCTGTTGTCCGGTAAATACTGTGCAGAACAGATACTTAAGAAACTGAAATAGCTTCTAATTAATCTTTTTTTTAGAGGACTTAAAAGTACGTAATTTGTGTTTTTTTCTGTATTCTAGAGGTGTAGTATGTTCCCTGTCTTTGAAGATTCTGCAGAAATTTGTATCTTCAAGCCCCACTTTTTCTGCAATATATTTAGATTCAATTTTTGTTTTTACAAGCAATTTTTTTGCTTTTGCAACCCTCATGTCATTTATAAATTGCGGTAGACTAACTTTCATCGTATTTCCCCAGAGATATGAGAAACTCTTGTAACACATATTGGCGTAAGATGCAATTCTTTCCAATGATAAATTTCTTTTTGTATAATTTTTCTCTATGTATTCAAGTCCTGTCCGGATTCTTTTGGAAGCATTTAACAGTTTTTTCTTGTATTTCCTGAGTTCTTTTGAATATATTTTATCAAGTTTTCGCTTCATGCTTATATTTCTAATGTTTCCTTAATTTTCTCTAAAGCGTTCCCTTTCAGCTTCGTATCTGCATTGCAAGAGGAACATTTGTGCAGGGGACAACCTTGCGGATTCTTTATATGGTCTTTTATCCAATCTATGTGGTTACCAATTTTCTGGTCTTCGCAATTTTTGCATTGGATTATGACTATTCTGTTTTCTTCGTGTGTCCCTTTTTGAATATCTAATAGGGTTATGTAGTTGATTGACATTCGGTTAAGATATCTTAACAGTAATTCCACTTTATCTAAATCGTTTTACTTGTTCCCCCACAAAAAAAATTGCTCCGAAAAAGACAAAAGCTTCAATTCCATCTATAATCCATCTGAAACTGTAATATATGAAAGTAACCTTGTGTATTTTAAAATGCCCGACCCCTATTGCTAAGAAGGCTATCAATAAAAAAAGACTAATAATGGCTTTATAATTCCAAATTAATTGTGGCGTTTTCCCGTCTGGTTGATTTTCCCTCAACCAACTTTCCCACATTAAAGCGTTAGATTTTTCTTTGAAAAAATGATTGACCTTTCCCTCAAGTTTGGCAAGAAATCTCCCAGCACGCATCATTCTTGCAACCTCCCCCGTCCAGGTAATTAATACCAAATAACTAACCAAAGGCACAAAAACTAAAAATATTAGCTCTGGTAACCATGCTTTATCCCATACATTAAAACCTGCCACTACCATTATACCTAACGTCGTTGTGCCGTAATGTAAGACAGATTGTTGTGTTTGCATTGATGTTAAGCTTTCTTCTCTGACTGTTTTGTATTCTTCGATGACTACAGATATCCAATCCATTTTAGTTTTCCTCCTATACTTTATCATAAAGTTTTTAATAATACAAAAAGCTCATCAAACAAAATATAGTCTAACTCGTTCATAGCTGAACTTAACTTAACTATCCTTTTTGTCAAGACCCCGTTGTTACCACTTTTTCACAATCCCCACTTCCCCTTCTCCACCTTCCCCTCTATAGCATTTTCCAGTGAATCAGGAAGTGCCGGGAAGAAATCAATCCCTGTCAAAACCTCCACAGAATCTATCGTAACAGCATAAGACGATAATGGCTTAGTTGATGATTTATTGGGCAAAACGAACCCGATGCATTTGAGTTCAGGCTCGTCATAGTCAAGGATAACCTTATAATAGTATTTTGGCACTGCAACCTTGTCTTTTCCTATTGTAGGGAGTCCATCTTTTCAGTACTGGTCCTGTAACTATGTGAATTTCGTCATTATCTCTCGCCCATGCCCTTGCTTTGTCTTCAAGACGCTTCCATATGCCTCGATTGAATCCTGCCATCTGAGGGCTCATATTTGACATATAGAACGATTCTGACATTGATCCTGCAGAATATGCCATATCTCCTGCTGGGCACAAATGCCCTTTGTCGTAACCTGATTTTGCATAATCTGATGGCTTTGCAGAGCCTGTTTTTACCAAAGGATCTGCACGGAACTTGTTTGTTCTTTTGACTGCAGGTTTTTTCACCATTTCTTTTGTCAGTTTGTATGCTACCCAGTCTGCCTGTTCATATTTTTCGTCGTATTGAAGGGTGTAGGCAGTGTGGTGGATTATTTCGTCGGTTAATGTGTGGGAGGGGAGGTAGTTTGTGCTACCTCCTATTAAAAAATAGTGAAAAACGAATAAACAAAGAATCATTTACTGAGAGAAGACTATCTTGATGGTTTTTTTAATAAAAATTTCAAAGGCTTCCATAAAAAGTATGTCCCTATTTCAACAGCAATAACGATAAGTCCAAGAATATTCCACGTTTTTTTACTACCAAGATATTTTAAACATAGTATTAATGTCGCAATTACCGATATTGTCCAAACCCATGCCAATATTATGTTAATAGTATTTTTTACTCTAACGCGTCTCTCCTCTTGCTTTTTATCTAGAATCTTTTTTACTTCTTTTTGTACAGTATCA
Protein-coding regions in this window:
- a CDS encoding DNA/RNA non-specific endonuclease, whose product is MILCLFVFHYFLIGGSTNYLPSHTLTDEIIHHTAYTLQYDEKYEQADWVAYKLTKEMVKKPAVKRTNKFRADPLVKTGSAKPSDYAKSGYDKGHLCPAGDMAYSAGSMSESFYMSNMSPQMAGFNRGIWKRLEDKARAWARDNDEIHIVTGPVLKRWTPYNRKRQGCSAKILL
- a CDS encoding sulfide-dependent adenosine diphosphate thiazole synthase gives rise to the protein MQLDDIKISEAIIERYMKKLIASLDVDVAIAGAGPSGLIAAFYLARKHKKVALFERHLSVGGGMWGGGMMFNEIVVQEEGKKILEEFDVDTKKWKQGYYTASSVETVSSLTRAAVKAGTQIFNLISVEDVMLQKGRVTGLVLNWSATQIANLHVDPLTIRSKYVIEATGHPTEVLKVIERKSGKKLSTPSGGIEGERSMWAEVGEKSLIKNTKEVFPGVWVTGMAANAAYDSPRMGPIFGGMLLSGKYCAEQILKKLK
- a CDS encoding FISUMP domain-containing protein — translated: MRKVTIFFLLVFATAQTYAQSYQISFAGTGASTTVDSVKVENLTQCTSLNLSGSDTLHLTAIGINESDLNTVPDNTIQIYPNPMTGNCSIDFEVRLRRSKTTLNLYDITGKRILQSQALLSKGHHTYNLSGLSSGIYLLKIKSDDYSYMTKIVSNNLFRLGRTEIRYVGITSSIDKQNTASNTTKTKSAKSDKSVINMQYTTGDRLKITGKSGIYRTIFMLVPTQTQTVSFNFIDCTDADSNHYAVVQIGTQVWMAENLKTTKYRNASSIPNVTESAQWDSLTPGAYCNYGNNTAEGDTYGRLYNWYAVADSRNMCPVGWHVSSDSEWTILTQYLGVGVAGGKMKENCTTLWASPNTGATNESGFSALPGGCRSYDSGVFYDVGAYGYWWASENGPTYAWYRYLSYGDADVDCDYYYERAGFSVRCVKD
- a CDS encoding T9SS type A sorting domain-containing protein, encoding MKKLNVLIAFTITFLSQHVWATLSVVDSILLGPNAFGPIAVDVNPTTNKIYVADSSGNVSVIDGDKNTLIATIDVGVEPRGICVNPATNKIYVANGFISNNVSVIDGTNDSVIATVAVGTYPWAICVNPTTNKIYVANYSSNTVSVIDGTNNSVIDTIAVGNSPRGICVNPTTNKIYVSNYNGNNVSVIDGTNDLVIKTIAVGYNLNPYGIGVNPATNKIYVAVYNFDNVLVIDGTKDSVITNVDVGNFEYPREICINPVTNKIYVATRSLASVIDGAKDSVVAYITCTGSRGICVNPTTNKLYVTNGPNNKYVSVIDGTNNMTMLSVNIRPDPYGICVNPTINKIYVVNSGYNNIPVIQGVQVIDTISGGLSNPFKICLNPATNKIYVLNNDSTISVIDETTYSVLNTIIVGCHPWGMDINPSTNKIYVTNVDWEMYGYVSVIDGGNDSVIAVLSSGYGYPDVCVNLVTNKVYVTNYNTSSISVLDGTSNNVVDNIVIGSAVGRMSANPVTNRIYATNGNNIFVIDGTSDSVIDTIAVGTGFSNVFANSVTNKIYAVNYSSDSILVIDGTSNSVIQALQVGEGPICMAVNPNDSLIYMSCQNAGGIWVFKDDGIGIEESKLVGTDYNLSVSQNPFSKSTVVKYFMPIRTQVILSVYDISGSCVKTLVNGEKATGSYSVNLRASDLSSGVYFVKFIAGDYKETKKLILMR
- a CDS encoding AraC family transcriptional regulator encodes the protein MKRKLDKIYSKELRKYKKKLLNASKRIRTGLEYIEKNYTKRNLSLERIASYANMCYKSFSYLWGNTMKVSLPQFINDMRVAKAKKLLVKTKIESKYIAEKVGLEDTNFCRIFKDREHTTPLEYRKKHKLRTFKSSKKKIN
- a CDS encoding DUF488 family protein, which encodes MLKTKSVYEANVPEDGIRILVMRKWPRGVSKDKVDRWIKELGPSTELLNDWTEHRINWIEYEKRYRREMEDTEKRQSIKKIAELSEKKVVSLLCWEKSDEYCHRKLLKELIEKL
- a CDS encoding arsenate reductase ArsC, which codes for MKKKTILFVCIENACRSQMAEGFAKAYAVDAVDAYSTGSSPSGVVNPIAVRVMKEKGIDMSSQISKGLGPLLIQKFDYIITIGCKDVCPFYPGAKRIEWEIPAPKGETVEEFREIRDNIEKRVIEFIDSTTEEKEKENE
- a CDS encoding DNA/RNA non-specific endonuclease; this encodes MPKYYYKVILDYDEPELKCIGFVLPNKSSTKPLSSYAVTIDSVEVLTGIDFFPALPDSLENAIEGKVEKGKWGL